A window of Aquibium oceanicum genomic DNA:
GGAACTTGTTTCCTCTCCCCGCCGACGGGAATTGCAGCTATGACCTAGCCATGTCGGAAACAGTCCATCTTTCGATCGACGAGTGCGAGGCTATCTGCCGCGGGGCGGCGCTGCGCTGTGGCGCCAGCGAGGAAGCGGCCGGGGCGCTCGCCCGCGCGAGCGTCGCAGCTGACGCGGAGGGCAACGCCGCCGTCGGCGTGGCGCACCTGTCGCTATATCTCGATGCATTGCGCGAGGGACGCATCGACGGCAAGGCCGTTCCGGAGATCCGCCAGCCGCTGCCGGCCATCGTCCACGTCGACGCACGCTCCGGCACGGCGCATCTCGGCTTCGATCTCGCCTCTGCGACGCTCGTGGAAGCGGCGCGCAGCTTCGGTATCGCCGTGTTCGCGCAGAAGAACGCGTTCACCTGCGGATCGCTCGGCTACTTCGCCCAGCGGCTCGCCGACGAGGGTTTGGTCGCGCTGGCCGCCACCAACGGTCCCCGGCTGATGACGGTGACCGGCGCAAAGGAAGCGGTCTATTGCACCAACCCGCTCGCCTTCGCGGCGCCGCTGCCGGGCGGCGACATGGTGCTGATCGACCAAGCCTCCAGCCCGACGGCCTACGCCAAGGTCCGTCGCGCCGCAGGAAGGGGCGAGGAGATACCCGAAGGGTGGGCTGTCGACGCCGAAGGAAGCCCGACAACGAGCGCGGCGGAGGCCGTGAAAGGCGCGCTCATCGCCTTCGGCGGTGCGCGCGGCGCCAACATCGCGCTGATGGTGGAGATCCTCGCCGCCGGACTGACGGGTGCGAACTGGTCGCTCGACGCGCCCTCCATTTCCGAAGGAGACCGTTCGCCCGGAACCGGCTTGTTCGTCATGGCGATCGAGCCGTCCGCCTTCGGTCCGGAGTTCTCCGAAAGGCTGAAAACGCATGCCGGACGCCTCGCGAACAAAGGCGTGCACGTGCCGGGGCGGACCAAGGTCGCCGCCCGCCTGAAGGCCCGACAGGAGGGTTTGTCCGTCCCGCGTCATCTCGTCGAGAAAATCGAGGCTTACGGACGATCGTGAACGGTCGGCGCATTGGCATCGGCGACGCGAACCGTCATATGGAAGCCCGCATTCCCAGCCCCCGCCGATGACCCTGTCCCACCGCACCGACCCGCCCCGCCTCGCCGGCTTGCCCGCCTCACTGCAATGGGTGGTGCTGCTCTTGATCTCCGTGGCGATAGCGGCAGCGCTCGAGTGGGTGCGGATGCCCGCCGCTCTGCTGGTCGGCCCGATGCTGGCGGGAATAATCCTCGGCGTCAACGGCGCGACGATCCGGCCGCCCGAACCGTGTTACATCGCCGCGCAAGGCATCATCGGCGCAATGATCGTCGCGGCGATCCAGCCGGAAATGGCGGGCGCGCTGCTCGACCAGTGGCCGATCATCCTGGGAGCAGTGATGTCGACACTCGCCGCGTCGAGCCTGCTCGGCGCCATGGTGGGCCGCTGGGGATCGCTGCCCGGAACGACCGCCGTATGGGGCTCCGCGCCGGGCGCGGCGAGCGCCATGGTGCTCATGGCCGACGCGTTCGGTGCCGATGCCCGGCTGGTCGCCTTCATGCAGTATCTCCGCGTGATCTTCGTGTCGATTTCGGCCGCACTCATCGCGCGCATCTGGGTCGACACGTCGGGTGTTGCGCCTCCACCCATCGAGTGGTTCCCGCCCCTGCTCCTCCCGGACCTTGCCACCACGCTCGTCGTGGCGCTCGCGGGCGCGTTCCTGGGAAGGTTGTCGCGTATCCCCGGCGGGACGCTTCTGGGACCGCTCGTCATCGGCGTACCGCTGCACCTCGGCGCGGGGCTCGACCTGCAACTCCCCGAATGGCTGCTCGCAGTGAGCTACGCCTTCGTCGGATGGTGGATCGGCCTGAAGTTCACGCGTCCGATCCTCGCCCACGCCGCGCGCACGCTGCCGCAGATCCTGGCCGCCATTCTTCTGCTGATCGCCTTCTGCGCCGCCATCGGCGCGGCCCTGTCTGTCCTGCTCGATGTCGACCCGCTGACCGCCTTCCTCGCCACCAGCCCCGGCGGAATGGACTCTGTCGCGATCATCGCGGCCGCATCGCGCAACGTCGACATCTCCTTCGTAATGACCCTGCAGATGACGCGATTCCTGATCGTGCTGCTGCTCGGCCCGCCGGTCGCAAAGATGATCGCCTCGCGGATGATGCGCCGCCCGCCTTGATGCGGCCAAGGCCAGTGTCTATCTGGCGGCGACACGCATCGCACCGCAGGGAATGCTGAAGAACATGGCCGGACCCGTCTCACGCTTTCTCGGCGACAGTCCCCTGCGGGTGATTCTCAAGCTCCTCGTGGTTTCGTTCATCGTCGGCTTCGTCATGAACATGTTCGGATGGTCGCCGCTCGACGTGTGGTACGCGCTGCGCGAGGCGGTGCTGGACGTCTGGCATCTGGGCTTCGAGGCGTTCGGCCGGTTTGCCGGCTACATCGTGCTCGGCGCCGCGATCGTCATTCCGGCTTTCATCGTGCTGAGGCTGCTCAGCTTCAGGCGCTGACCGGCTCCGCTGCGCCAGCATCGGCGAATTCGGCCGCCACCTCGAACAGGATGGCATGCCGCTCGGCGAGCGCCGGAACGTCGGTAGAATAGCCGCCACCGATGACCCCGCAGATCGGCACGCCGCCGCGGCGGAAATGTCCGATCACAGCCGTGTCCCGCCGGCGCAGCCCGTCGTCGCTGAGCGCCAGCTTGCCGAGCCGATCGGTTTCGTGCGCATCGACGCCGGCGTTGTAGAACACCAGGTCCGGCCGGGCGTAGTCGGTCAGGAGCGGCAGGATCTCGTCGAGTTTGCGCAGATAGGCCTCGTCACCGGTGCCGTCCGGCATCGCGATGTCGAGATCCGAGGGGATCTTGCGGGTCGGATAGTTGCGCTCGCCGTGGATCGAGAAGGTGAACACCCGGGGCTCGCCAGCGAAGATGTCGGCGGTACCATCGCCCTGGTGCACGTCGAGATCTACGACCAGGACGCGCCGCACCGTCTTCTCCGCCAGCAGAGCGCTCGACGCGACGCCGACGTCGTTGAAGGTACAGAACCCCGCGCCCTGCGCGCGTCTGGCATGGTGGCTGCCGCCCGCAGTGTTGCAGGCGATGCCCTTGGCAAGCGCCAACCTCGCGGCAAGGAGCGTGCCCGAGACCGCGAGATGCGCGCGTCGGGCCACCCGCTCGTCGACAGGGAACCCGATCTCCTTCTCGATCGCCTCCGGCACCGATACGGAAAGCACCTGTTCGACGTAGACGGGATCGTGCGCCAGGGCCAGCAGCTCGGCGCCGACGGGTTCGGGAACGTGCAGCGCATCGGTGAGTCCCCGGCGCTCCAGCGATTCCATGAGAAAACGGTACTTGCCCATCGGAAACCGATGATGGGCAGGAAACTTCGCATCGTAGTCTGGGTGGTGGACGATATCGAGCGGCATCCAGCCTTAGCTAGGTCTCGCACGCAAGGAAGAAAAGAGCGTACATACTATCGCGCCGCATCGACGCATTCTAGAAGTCCCCATCCGCCTCGAAGGAACCTGGATGGAAGACGCTCTCCACAAGCAACCGCTCGACGTTGAGACTGTCCCCCGAGAGGGCCGGCCATTCGTGGTGACGCATCGGCTCGTGCTCTCGATCGCGGTTCCGATGACGCTCGCCTACCTGACGACGCCGCTGCTCGGCATTACCGATACCGCGGTGGTAGGCCAGTTCGGCGACGCCGCCCTGCTTGGCGGACTGGCGGCCGGCGCGATCGTCTTCGACCTCGTCTTCGCCACCTTCAACTTCCTGCGCTCTGGCACGACAGGTCTCGTGGCGCAGGCGTTCGGGCGCGGCGACGGACGGGCCGAGCAGGCGTGGTTCTGGCGCGCCTTCGCGGTCTCGGTCGCCATCGGCATCGTTCTGGCCCTTGCCGGTCCCCTGATCGCCTGGATCGGAGCCCTTTTCATGGACGGCGGACCCGCCGTGACCGAGGCGATGAAGGGCTACGTCATCATCCGCCTCATCTGCGCGCCCTTTGCGCTCGCCAACTACGCCATCCTGGGCTACGTGCTCGGGCGCGGCGAGGGCATGCTCGGCCTGTTCCTCCAGATCCTGTTGAACGGCGCCAACATCGCCATCTCCATCTGGCTCGGGCTGGTGCTCGGGTGGGGCCTCCAGGGCGTCGCATGGGGCACCGTCTGGGCCGAGCTCATAGCCTGCATCGTCGGCCTGACAATCGTGCTGAAGCGTTTCGGCAAGCTGCCCAAACTGCCGCTCGCCGAGCTTCTGGACGGCGCGGCGCTTCGGCGCATGCTCGCGGTGAACCGCGACATCATGATCCGTTCCTTCGTCCTTCTCTTCGCCTTCGCGCTTTTTACCCGTCAAGGCGCCCAGCTCGGCACACTGACGCTCGCGGCCAACGCCGTGCTGATGAACTTCTTCCTCGTGGCAGGCTATTTCCTCGATGGCTTCGCGACCGCCGCGGAGCAGCTTGCCGGACGCGCCGTGGGC
This region includes:
- a CDS encoding Ldh family oxidoreductase, giving the protein MSETVHLSIDECEAICRGAALRCGASEEAAGALARASVAADAEGNAAVGVAHLSLYLDALREGRIDGKAVPEIRQPLPAIVHVDARSGTAHLGFDLASATLVEAARSFGIAVFAQKNAFTCGSLGYFAQRLADEGLVALAATNGPRLMTVTGAKEAVYCTNPLAFAAPLPGGDMVLIDQASSPTAYAKVRRAAGRGEEIPEGWAVDAEGSPTTSAAEAVKGALIAFGGARGANIALMVEILAAGLTGANWSLDAPSISEGDRSPGTGLFVMAIEPSAFGPEFSERLKTHAGRLANKGVHVPGRTKVAARLKARQEGLSVPRHLVEKIEAYGRS
- a CDS encoding AbrB family transcriptional regulator, with the translated sequence MTLSHRTDPPRLAGLPASLQWVVLLLISVAIAAALEWVRMPAALLVGPMLAGIILGVNGATIRPPEPCYIAAQGIIGAMIVAAIQPEMAGALLDQWPIILGAVMSTLAASSLLGAMVGRWGSLPGTTAVWGSAPGAASAMVLMADAFGADARLVAFMQYLRVIFVSISAALIARIWVDTSGVAPPPIEWFPPLLLPDLATTLVVALAGAFLGRLSRIPGGTLLGPLVIGVPLHLGAGLDLQLPEWLLAVSYAFVGWWIGLKFTRPILAHAARTLPQILAAILLLIAFCAAIGAALSVLLDVDPLTAFLATSPGGMDSVAIIAAASRNVDISFVMTLQMTRFLIVLLLGPPVAKMIASRMMRRPP
- a CDS encoding DUF6460 domain-containing protein, with protein sequence MAGPVSRFLGDSPLRVILKLLVVSFIVGFVMNMFGWSPLDVWYALREAVLDVWHLGFEAFGRFAGYIVLGAAIVIPAFIVLRLLSFRR
- a CDS encoding histone deacetylase — protein: MPLDIVHHPDYDAKFPAHHRFPMGKYRFLMESLERRGLTDALHVPEPVGAELLALAHDPVYVEQVLSVSVPEAIEKEIGFPVDERVARRAHLAVSGTLLAARLALAKGIACNTAGGSHHARRAQGAGFCTFNDVGVASSALLAEKTVRRVLVVDLDVHQGDGTADIFAGEPRVFTFSIHGERNYPTRKIPSDLDIAMPDGTGDEAYLRKLDEILPLLTDYARPDLVFYNAGVDAHETDRLGKLALSDDGLRRRDTAVIGHFRRGGVPICGVIGGGYSTDVPALAERHAILFEVAAEFADAGAAEPVSA
- a CDS encoding MATE family efflux transporter, coding for MEDALHKQPLDVETVPREGRPFVVTHRLVLSIAVPMTLAYLTTPLLGITDTAVVGQFGDAALLGGLAAGAIVFDLVFATFNFLRSGTTGLVAQAFGRGDGRAEQAWFWRAFAVSVAIGIVLALAGPLIAWIGALFMDGGPAVTEAMKGYVIIRLICAPFALANYAILGYVLGRGEGMLGLFLQILLNGANIAISIWLGLVLGWGLQGVAWGTVWAELIACIVGLTIVLKRFGKLPKLPLAELLDGAALRRMLAVNRDIMIRSFVLLFAFALFTRQGAQLGTLTLAANAVLMNFFLVAGYFLDGFATAAEQLAGRAVGAGQRKSFADSVRLSSFWGFALSGLVAAIVLMFGNQLVAFITTAADVREQAAAFLPWAALTAVSGVLAFQMDGVYIGATWSRDMRNMMLLSFVLYIAALFGLSALYGNTGLWAALHVFLIARGLSLTAILPFRMRETFAAKPVPGVEPR